One genomic segment of Hordeum vulgare subsp. vulgare chromosome 2H, MorexV3_pseudomolecules_assembly, whole genome shotgun sequence includes these proteins:
- the LOC123431310 gene encoding uncharacterized protein LOC123431310, which produces MAPPGSRRWAYVRIMADTILGGGLGFYVMHRIETSYKVRREERLRRYEAHLLTKEKEAQQLQDEGCREDQAQLLSDS; this is translated from the exons ATGGCGCCGCCCGGGTCGCGGCGGTGGGCGTACGTGCGGATCATGGCAGACACCATCCTCGGCGGCGGCCTTGGCTTCTACGTCATGCACCGCATCGAGACCTCCTACAAGGTACGACG TGAGGAGAGGCTGCGGAGGTACGAGGCGCACTTGCTCACCAAGGAGAAGGAGGCGCAGCAGCTGCAGGACGAGGGCTGCCGCGAGGACCAGGCGCAGCTCCTGTCGGACTCCTGA